A segment of the Solea solea chromosome 14, fSolSol10.1, whole genome shotgun sequence genome:
AAAATATATGTTTTGCTATTAGTCTCTATGTTACATTACTACTATAATTACCATAAAGCCATAGGGTGACATAGGTTACCCCCCacctttattattttctttctttctttctgtctttctttctttctttctttctttctttctgtttgtaTACATCTTACTGTTACAAGTAGTATTATTTTTCATCTCTCAAACATTTTGCCTCATTATTTACACTACCAGTGTAGACTAATACATTTCCATACGGGATATCCTTggcaaaacattaacattttgcCACCTCACCTTTCACATTTGGCTGTTTCACcactttaaaataagaaaatgatcTGAACAAATGGCATCATCAGCTTCAAATGGTCAAACTATCTGCCCCTGAAAGTCAAATATGTAAGGgaaaacatgcagtacagtgaaagagaaaaacactgcataTGATTATTGAAAATGCCTCAACAATAGCAAAGAAAAACTGTTAAAAGAGAGTACTTTTCAACACCACACACATAGAACCAAGAAAAGAAGTGCAACAAAGCTGATATCCCAGTTTTCTTTTATATTGAAGCGTACAGAACAGTgccaatataaaatgaaaactaTTAGTGAACTGCATTTGCTCTccgtccatccattttctactgctttatcctccacctgagggagctggagctaatcccagctgacatagggcgaaagatGGGATTCCCTGGTGAGTAATCACATTCTCAATGTGATATAGACTCACACAAATGTATATTTGTAACTAATGATCCTCAgtttaaagaaataacaaaaaaaaggctaagTGCTAAAACATATTCTGGATTAAATACAATAATTGACTGATGATTTCTAATCTTTGTCAATTAAAAAACTATGTGGTAACTGGTGTCAGAAAACAGTTAATGGTCTTGATTAAAGAATACAATACCATAGTTGAGGGCAAATGTTTACatcatatacattttaaaaagatttcCAAAGGCcgaccattttttttcttttttctttttttaaataaaaacagcaatattGCATTTCTTGTCTTATGATTATGGAAGCCCAGTTGACAGTTTTAGTTTGGTTTCACAGCACTTTCCTTTAACAGTATGCTGACTACACACATGGCCACCACAACCATAAAGCTTCCCGGAGTCATTTTCAGAAATAACAAGAGGATGAGACACAAATGAGATTTCAGACAGTTAACAGATGTGTTAgttttattaaaatacatagaaaactactttgtgtttgttatatATTTGCTAGATTGCACAATGTAACAGCACATAGAAAGCAAattgtttatattgtatttgaAAACCTGAATTTAAAAATTATTTGAAACAGATGCGCTTTAGCCTCAAGGAGATGGATTTTGTAAAACCATTGGTGTGGATTCAAGTGAGTTTTTCAGCagcaataatgaaataaaacgaAATGCTGAATCAAACATTAAAGTACATACATTTCAACATCGGAGCTAATATCAGAGGTTGTGCAAAAGTCTAGCGATACACTTACTTGCAAGTGGATGGCTATATTTAAAACTATGATTCACAACATGTGAAATGCAAATGAGCTATTGATCAGTGATGGTGTAAAATACGCCCTGTGCATTATTAAGTACAGTGTGGATATTCTTTCTCTACAGCTGAGTGAGGTAACAGCACTCATTACTGTACAGTGGATAAGAGTGTGACTTGTGTCTCTGCTACATTGTCTGGCCTGAGCAGGTGTGTTTTTGCACCTGCTCTGTTATGATGAGAGACTAGGCTTCTGTTATTCAGTATAGTTCAGTATATTCTTGTCTTTCAGTGGTTTTCATTTTCCAGCACCTTCATTTACGTTTTGACTCCACTATCAGTTTACTACACACCATCAACAAAGCCAATCTAGGTCTCCAATTGTGTATTACAACAGTTAGAtaattttaacaaacaaacacatctacCCAACCAATGCTTTGGACTATGCAATTTACAAAAGTAGCTACTTGACGAGATCtctgatatatttttttttatccagtgcATACATTTATTTCTGATGATTTGTTATAGTTCTCTTAATTCaatacatttcaaatatatTCTTAATTTTCTTCACAAAACTTTATATTATTTGCTAAGTAGACACAACTcaaatatatattacatataaaatattatactTTCATGACTCATGTATATTGTGAATTGTATTATGAGGTGATTAGCCCTGCATCACCCATTCTGTCATAGGGTTCTTATTCCATTGTGCATTAGTTTGGTGTGTCCTTGTATTTCAAAACAAGATCCACAAGGCAACCTCAGGGCCTGTAAACATGGGATGGAACAGCTGCATTGTAATTTTTACTGAGGATGAATCATTGCACAtcttgtaaaaaatgtaaacaataaataaataatgtgtttggATATAGAAGCCAGCCACATTCTGGACTGATGTGATTAAATCTCTGCCAGATTTATTTTGACTGGGCAGGCAGAGTTTTGATAGGTCGAGTGAGGGAGCTCATGTTATTGGTGTTGGAGGAAACTTGACCACTCACTGTCTTTGTTGGCAGACTGCTTGAGTGTCCCATTGATTCTTCAGCTGCACGCAGAAGCAAAGTGTAATTGATAGCTACTTCCTCAACTTTTCTCAACAGCTGCAGCCTCTGGGCTTCTGAACGAACTCCTCTGACTAATTTGATAAAGGTTTGAGTTAGTTCACACAACACTTGAAAGCTAGCGGACACAACAGCAAGCATACGTGTTGGGCTTTTTTCAACACTTGCCACTCGTCGACAAGATGCTCTGAATTCCTTGAAGCGCACAGCCAGCTCCTGTTTGTACTCTGCAATCCGTGAGGGCTGAAGACGAGCCTCACCCTCAGCTTGTGGGCTGTTAGCACACTGACGCAGGATCGCTAGCAACTCATTAGCATCCAACTGGGCATTTAGAAAACCATCAGGTAAGCTGAATGTTTTGCCTTGTAAAGCCTGCACCCGTGCCAGGCTCCCCTCTAATGTAACACAAGCTCTAAGGTCAATCTCCTGTGTCTGtggctcctcttcttcttcctcctcctccacctcttcctctccactgcaGTCTTCTGCATTGAGAACCTGCAGTGTTTTGCTTACTACAGGAAAGGTACGTGAGTCTGTCTCCATGCCTGGTAGTATTTGAAGGGGTATGGAATATGAGAGCTCATCCTTCTCACTGCTTTCATCTCCTGCCTCACACTTTCTGTAGCAGAAACAAAATGAACAGCATTTATCCTTATCATCACTGTCTTCACTCGGCAGGGTCAACAGCACCTCACCAGTTCCCTCTTTGCTTTCACATAGTAGCTCTTCTCcctgaataaaaaacacaccctttttCCCCTTTGTCTCTGCCTGGTGAGACTGTGTATGGACTGGCTCCACTGGGGTGGGTAGCCTCAGCCCTGTGGCCctcactctctccatctccttctCTAGACTCTTAGCTTTGGGCTTCACCTCAGCATACACAGGTGTACTAGTGTTATTATCCAGTTCTCCAATGCTGTATCGCCTCTGGAGCTTCTTATATTGTGGGGCTCCCACGCAATCTGTTTGAGAAGTAGAAGTGGGCAGGCAGGAGCTCTGCTCGCCCCTTGGCTCTCTTGACTCAAGGCTGGTAGAGCGTATTCGTGTTGTCTTAATCTCCAATGTCTGAGGTCTTCTCGTAGGACCTTGAGTGTGAGGGGCTTTGGAGACTGGTGGAGGTGTATTTGAGATagtcctctctctgcctctgtgttgtGTCTCCGTTGTTGAGCCAACTGGTGTGTCAGGAAGTCGCATGCCCCTACACATTCGTTTACAGTCACAGCTGCGTCTCTGCTCCCTGGAGATACCTGGTGCCTTTAAGACAGGGCTGGTGCGAAGCTGGCAGGCACAAGGAGTGCCTGACGGCACAGGTGAGGCTCCCTGGGGCAAAAATTCTCCTTGTGATGACTTTGGCTTTAGCAGCTCTTCTAAAAATTCTAGCTCATATTGTCGGACTTTCTGTAACTGAGCTCTTCGCTCATCTGTTTCTCTTCGCATTCTTGCTGGGAACGTAGCTGAAAGAAGGTTTCTAAAGCTCAAGAAAGGGGCACTACGCTGGGATTTCCCCTTACCACTGCTTTGCTTCTTTGAGTCTCTTGTTGGGAGAGTGGAGACTGTTTCTATGGATACGGTAGGTGTTGATGGATCATCTAAAATAGGGAAGGTTTTGACGGGGACTTTCTGTAAATCAGTTTGGGATTTGCCTTGGGAACCCTCAGTCTTGCTTTCAGCAGCTTCTTTTCGGTCTGGTTTTCTAGGCAAATGAGGGGAgtactttgtttgtatttgagGACTGGGTTTGGCCAAACTGGGGTCTGTTCCTACTCTAACTGCATTTTCTTTGCTGGTAGCCAGCTGGAGGCTTTTGGCTCGTAGACGCTCGTCATCTGTAGGTGAAGAGGATTGAAACATGACTAGCTTCTGAACCTGTGGGTCTTTAAGTCGTAGTTTTGGCCCTGGCTCCTGTTGAACTGGGCATGTGCAGAAAAGGTCATCAACTGGCAGAAGTTCTGTAGAAGGTTCTGAAGGCTTAATGGTCTCACTAGAGGCGGTTTCGGCATCTTGGCACATTTTTGTGGGGGAAATTTTGGCACAGGCAGTTCTGTCCACATGCAAGAAAGATGGTAAGGCTTTGTTGCTTGAGTCTGTATTAAGAGGTGTGGTTTCCTCTCCCTTTATACCATCAGTAAGATTTTGGCACAGTGTCTCCCCGGGTGAATTTGATATCCTCTGGTCTTTACTAACTTGAACTGTGATTGACTTATCAGACGCTTTAAGTTCCTCAGGTGCCTTTGATGGGGCGTCAGAGATGTTTGCTGTGGTGGATTcagggtttgttgttttttcagcttccCTTTCAGTCTGAGGAGTGTCTTGATTGCCCCCTTGATCTTTCAGAACACTGAGTATTGCTGAGTCTTGACTGGGACTCACTTTAAAGGGAACAGTCTTGCTGAGGATTACTTGCTTGGGTGGACACCCGGCACGAATCTGACCCACAGAGAAGGCCCCTGTTCCTATAGTTTTTGCGGTGCAGCCAGGGATAGCCAGGGGGAAATCACGGCGGCAAAGAATACGTTCTTTGTTGATATGGTGAGCCAGCAGGTAGGCCTGGCTCTGGTTCTGCTTCATAGCCGACACCATCTCAGAAACATCTGTCAATTCAGACGAGTTTGTCTCATGGCCCGAGTCCAGTGAAGATTCAGGTGTAATGGCAGCCAAGACAATCAGCCCTAAAGAGGAAAGAAACACAACATACTGTTAGGATAATCAGGAATTAGCTAATATTGATAACACATATTCAAATGTAAGTATAACATGTGTTCCTCTGTAGTTTGTGAACCAGACAATTTGCCTTAGAGTGAATTCATCTtcatcacaaaacaacaaatcagatTTATAACCTTTTTCCAAATTAATATATGGACCAGAGGACCCTTGCCCACCTTGAATAAACTTAACAGATGTGTGCTTAAACTTACTGAGATTGTTTGtgaaattatataaattagCTGCCTAGATTTTTTACCTTTGATAGCATGgttgttgtttatatatatatatatatatatattttttttttttaagtaatgtaATAGTATTTATAGAGTATAATTCCGTTTATTTTCACTTGATATTATATTCATTAATTAAGCATGGTTTTAATAATCCTCTAATATTGTTAGTGGTAATTCTAAGTATGCTTTAGGTTTATAGTAATTTTGAAACttgaaaattgaaattgaaaattgcTGGTTTTTATTGCCATTCAGTAGAATGTTCACATAAGTAATAATAAAGGTTTTGTTCTACAAATGTGGtatgaaataataattgattagaaaaacattttattgtattggtgctaattttaattatttgactGAGATGTGGGCTGTAGTATGACTGAGGTTGTTGACCTGCAGTCTGTGTTGGCTGCTGAGGGTGATGAGGGTAGTCCTCAGAAGCTGCCAGAGCCTCTAGTGCCTGTAAGGTGGACACCAAGGCATCATCAAGCTCCTGGGCATGATCTCGGACAGTTCTTGTGGTCACATTATCAATAAGAGTCACAGGCACATCTTCCTTGGCTTGAGCCAGCTTCCCAGGAGTAACTGCTTGGCTGGTATTGGACTGagccttcctccctctcttagGGTCATCCTCATCTGAACTGTTGTCCCTAAATCCAGGTGGTGGGGCAGCAATAGCAGGTACAGGTGGTTGGAGTTTCTCTCCACCActgtctccctcctcttcctcctcctcctcttcattacCAGGGGGTGGAAGGGCCATGAGATCAACAGCACCTCCATCTCGGGAGGCACACGCACTGGAGCAGTGTTTCCCAGAACTCCCACTACTGTTCACTGCTCCTGACAGACCCTCTGCTCTTAGTCTGGCTTTGCAGGAGTCACAAAAGTATCGTGAATTTTTCTGAGATTGTCCCATTGTTTGGGCTCGGATTCTGAATTTTGCATTCTCCACTGCTGGGCTCTCTAGAACTCCAGCTATTTCCTCTGTACTCTGTTGGGTGGGGTCGGACTTGGTGCGAGGCCGGCCAGGGGGATCCTGAGAAATAAAATTCTCATTGACGTCGAGTTCAACATGCGTCTGGATCTCCTGATATTGCTGTTGTTCTTGAAGGTGGACATGACATAGGCCTAGATGTTGAGGCTCTGCTGGAACTAGGGCCCTTGAAGACCCCGACTCCCTGTGCGAGCtttccctctcatctcctcGACGACCGCCACTTGGCACGCTGGTTGCCACGGAACGGGGGTGGGCGTGGTGAGAGCTTCTGTAATCTGAGGATAGAATTGTCAGAGCAGTGGAGAGTTTGAAGCGTTAAGAACTACTGGGGATAGAGAAGATCCAGATAGGAAAGCAGAGGCGACTGGTGGTCACATGGAGGTTATTTATTTTCAGAGATGGATGTTGAAAGCTGAAGTTTGTTTGACGTTTTAGGGTTAGAGTCTGGTGGAATGTGATGGTATGATCATCCTTCTTTCATGTAGACTACAGGTTACAGGAGACAGCAGATGGCAGAAAATCTGTTCATGTTTGAAAGTAAAATGCTTATGATTATAGCTAAAAGCACAATGTATTGTAAAATTCAATACTGTACAatatacaatacagtatatCCCATTCCAGTGAGTATAGATGGAGATGAGAGCAGAGGGTGCCATGGGATGGGAAATCCAGGATAACCTGGTTACTATAGACAATGGATTCAGTCAATGAAGAAGCAGATTAATGTCTATATAGAATTAACATATAATTAGAAATGAGAAACATTAACATATTCAAGTATTGTCTGACATGTTGTGTTTAATATGATGCTAAATAAAATAGTTTCACTTATGACAATATCAAATATCagatataaaatgtatgtaaattcATTGCATTTTATTCATACTGCTTAATCAATATTAACCCAGACAAGTATAGGAGACTGGTAACATACCTGCTTTGGTCAGATGAGACTGACCAGATGTTCGGAAGTAAATGGTCCGTTTAGGGTCTACAAACAGCTTGTAGTAGCCAGAGATAAGGCATGCAAAATCACTGGCATCAGGCCATTCCATGAGTAGGACCAGGGGCTGCAGGAAGTGGAGGGTTGGGGGGTGGGGTGTATAGGAGACGGCAATGAGTATCACCGGCTTGTTTTGTAATGGcctgttaaaatgaaaattctGTCTCTAAGGACATCATGTAAAATAGACATTTTCCAGGCAATAAAGTGATTCGTTTTTTAATAGATGACATCATAGCATGCGTCAGCTCAGCTGTAATACCTTGGCTTCATGGATTGTGACCTCCACACGTGCCACTCCTTGGCTCTCTCTGTAGAGTTGGACCTTAGCTACCCTACTGAACTCAGTCAGAACAGTGGTAAGGTTGTTTTTCAAGTCAATCACATGACTAATGCCATGTCGAGGACCCACAAGTAGTGTTGTGGCCGATTGTTTCTCgtccttaaaaaacaaaacaaaacagaacaggaGGTTTACAACTTGCACCTGAATGCACAggctaaaagaaaacacttctgAGTGGAGCAGGGAAATCACAGTAAAggacaaataaaagacaatgaGTGTTACCAGTCCAACAGTATGGAACAGCATTCCTCCAAAAGGTGGGAGGTCATTGAGTACTCGCATGTACTGCAGCTTTCCTTGGAGAGGAGGAACCTATCAACACAATGATAAACAAGAAATAATCATCTTTGAATAATAGCTCAAGTCACAGTTCAGCACTATGTCCTCTTGGGGGCACTGTTGAGCCACAAATGTTGCTAATGGAGTCTTATGCAACAATTACGTTGTGTAGAAAGAAAGAACTTGTCTTAAGATTGGGCACAAGTTATGTAGCAGACATAACCATAAAATACATCAAAGTTTCATGTCCTCTACAAAATCTGTCTGTTGAGATTTAAATATCATTATATTTGCAAGACTTTGCATCACAGGCGCTGGTAGTAAAGCAAAAGCAGCATGAACAAAGGCAGTGAAATCATCTAGAATTTTCAGTCAATGTCATAATAATTATTTGGAGAAACCTTGTTGCCTGATGGTGGTGGATGCTGGTAGGTCTTCAGCAACTGAGACAGGGTCTTACACACATTCTTCTCCTTGACAGTTGGAAGCAGAGTAAGGGGAAGGAAAGGCTCTAGCCCCCATTCTTTTCTGGGATAGAGAGCAAAGGGAAAGTGAGTggcagaacaaaacaaaaacaacagtgcatTTACTAATTAGGGGAGACAAAGACGTTTAATCATCACATGAGAAGACTCTGCCCTTATAACATGAGAAGACGCTGTCCTGTGTGACCTCGAAAGTTAATATGACTTCTACAAGTTTCAAGCTACAACCAGTGGATcttttacatttctgtgattGTGACGGCAGAAGCGATTGACATGCAAGGTTGTGGTTTTGTAGAATAAATGAGCAAATTGAGGGAGAGATGGATTTCATGTCCAATGTTACAGCAATGATTTTTACATGGGGAAAATGATCCTTGAGTTTTTAATCaattatatattacattataacattattatattatctgGCAGCCCATGGCCCAGTGGGTAAGAACTACTTTTGTGTAAAGGATGGGTATGGAGAGGTCATCACTAGTTGGTATgtgtacaaataaatcaaattctaTTTCTAGTTTTAATTCTACTgaataaacaaatgttattgtggGACTCACTAATATGTTACTCAGAAATgttaatgaagtaaaaaaaaaaaatgcggtgcatacatttttgtcttaataataaaaataaaaataatttcaagGCTAATTCAGTTCTTTTTGGACTTACTCAACTTGCTTGAGTGAGATCTTCTGATTTGGCCTTGCTGAGGACACAGTGATGAAGATGTGGAGCGCAGCCAAACGTAACGTGATGTCTGATTTCCAGTCCATGCCAAAACGCTCTTTAATAACATCATTGCGACTCTATgaagataaaatgaaatgttttgtacACAGTTAATTACGAACAACACTTTTAAAGGCTGGAATCACTGAGGGTCATATCATTTCTTAAATACATATAGGAACAGCTTTCAAATGCAGCTTTTTGATATCTGCTGCTCTGGCATCTGTCATATGCCTTCATTTTAACACtataatcatcaaaaaaaaacaaaaaaaaaaacaaaggtagACATAAACTAATTATGGAATAAAACTAGCTTCTTTTTGGAACTCAAAATCACTCTCTGCTTGAGGACAGCTCTCCACAGTGTCACGCGAGTGAATGACATctttttaaatcaccttttaaTCTAGTGCCTCACCTGTATATAGAGGTACTCAAATGCAGCCGGGTCCCTTCTCAGCAGGTCTGCAGGGTCCTTGGGGAAGAAGCAGATGCGGAACAGACACTTCATCCCTTGGAAATAGGTTCTATGCACCACCTGGGGGAAAGCGATAATATCAACTAGATAACGCCTTCATATTTGGCAGTAATCACACATACAATAGGATCCAAAGGTCTGAGAGCACCTTACTATTCATCGCCCTATTAAAAGTTTTAGACTGCAAGCTGTATCACATCTTCAGATGTAAATAGGGTACAATTTATGAAATCAGAAGACTCCACCCACTTTCTGCATCATCAGATTGTTACTCCTAACCATATTAATTACTAATTTCTCCCAAACAATCTGCAGAACACAGCAGACATTACTCCTGTTAGGTTATAAGTttcttgttttatgtttatgatgtttatttgaaATACACTATTTGAATGTTAATATTGTTCCATAATTGATAGATACCCGAATTCAAGCCGTAAAAATTTATTAAGTTAGTTCATTGATGTTGCAAGTCTGTTACTGTGTTTGATTATTCAGAGACGGTTTTATAATTTCCCTTCATTTGTGTAGAAAataaatcatccatccatccataatcCATCACCCACCCGGGACCTCTGTTTACAATTGACTGCTGAAATTGCTTCTCAGATAAGGTGTTTGAATGGGCACACCACATTAGATGTTCTGTGAGGCCCTGCAACACCATTTGTGCTATTTGACCATTATAGTTTTTCCAGATGCAAAGAAATATAGAACACAAGAtcaaattctgaaaaaaaaaaacaaccaagaagTTTGGGAtttcattttgttgtatttctaaTCTTAATCCCTCATCACCAACAGTTTTTCGATAAGCCTGAAACTAATTTccttttactgtattttcttaCATGTGTCAAAGGCTGGTTCTCTTGGAGCAGATGCAACCTCTGCTCCAGACCACCTGCCTCAAGGACTAAGGCAAAATGCTCTATGTAGCGCAGTGAGAGGCGGTCCTGCAGTGAGGAAATCACATCCTGGAAGGAAAGAGATGGGAACAGATTAGAGCCTCAAATACCAAGAACACATTCTCCTACAAGTATTTGATGTAATGAGGCTATTTTTCCACCCTGAATTCCCTACATGTTTATAGATAATAGTTTATCAAAAATGATATCCTTGTGATAGACATTTTCTATTAAAGctttttactgtatattcttTATACTGCACAGGGAGTGCATcttattttatgaaaataacatCTGTATGGTGGGGTGTGCAGGGCAAACATTTGCTCCATTGCACTGCAGATCAGTCTATGAATGATGCAAAGCTTttcatatacattttcttcTACAGTTCAAAGAGAACCTTCAGGGGGATATCCATATTACCCGTGGCTATCTGTGAGGATACTGTTTCATAATTTATTCAGCCTTTTTACATATTAGGATAAAGGACATTCAATAggattctctttttttatgttatgttgcTCTAGTCTGGCTGTAAGGCTCATTTGGAGCTGTCAAATATGTACACCAACATTTATTTGATGGTTGCTAATGTAAGCAAAGTTCCAGTTGCCCTTACGAAATAGGAAAATACACTCTTGACATTATTGATCTCTGTGGTTTGCATTAAATGTGGCCCGTGCAAGATACAGTCAGCTGAGGGATTCACGGAGTGCTGTAAATTCCAGCCTCAAGTACTGTAGGAAAGCTTCTTTTGTTGACAGACAGTCTAATGGGCATACTACTGGGCATCCGATTGTGTCATTGATTTAATCTGTCGTATATTTTTATTGATCGGAGTCGTCTTATTATGCTGAAGTTCCATTTAATTAGGCTGACGGGAGAGAGGTTCTTCCATCTCTCATTTTAAGTGCTGCTCCGTTTCTCTTCCCCCCTCACCCTCTCTGCATGAATAGAGGAGAGATTTGGGAAATCTAATAGAGTCTGTTTAATGACTCTGCTCTGAGATTTCAGACTCATCTTAGAGACTGACGTAGGCTGACTGAATTAATGCAGTGCTTTATGACTGTAATCGCATGAATACGATTTTAAATCTAGAGATGTTTTGATAAACAACCTTTTACATGTATACTTtcccaaaaaataaatagaacacAAGCAATTCATCAAAATAGATCTTGGTGACTGGATTATATTGGCACTCTTTAAAGCTCCGAAAAAGTTGGAACTCCTAACTGAACTAGTGGGCTGCTTGGAGCAGTGGAACATAAGCTGCAAGCACAATGTTGACATATTATCAACTTTAAGGTGATATGGTGAACTCCTAAATATGCTATTAACACATAATGCAGGTGTAAAGCACCACCGGGTTATTGTTGCTGGCAGCCTAATATTTATCAGTCCAAAATTCACTTTGCGGTTAgctctgttgttgtttaccCTCACTGCTGAGAGAAATGTCTGGCTCTGTGGTTACTGTCAGGTCCATATATTCACCAGCCTGCTGCTAAACCGCGTCTGTGTACAGTCGGTTTATAAGCTGTTTTTGCTGAGTACAGCcttcagcaaacacaaacatccccCATGAGATTTGCGTGAGTAAAAACCTGAACAGTAAACTTgggttgtaatgtaacaatttcCTTTGGGTTAATCACTGTGAGTGACCATTTGCAAATATCTACAGTCATTTAATCTTGTTACTATATTGATGACAACCATTTCGAGTCAAAGTTACAATAATGTTGACATAAATCAGCCCTTGTTGACCCATTCGTGACTGTAAATTTAGTTCCGTTGTGCACAAGTGAAATGGATACATACCCTAACAGTGGTACGGCTATCAAATGTAAAGGACTTAATCTGTCCATTCTCCAAGAACACCTTTAACACGTTTGGTATAAGTAGCAAGGAGTCGTCCTTGAGCATTGTCTGAAAGAGATTGAGGGAGAAAGAATGTTCAGTTTAATGAAAGGAAATTGATGGTATGTGTAagagtggtcatcaagaatTCTTTGTACAATGCAAACAGAATTTGCTGTTGAGGGAGTAGCTGTACAAAATAGGGACAAGAAGGAGAGTTAAGAAACCCATTTTCTTTTCAACAATGGAGAGATACTAACT
Coding sequences within it:
- the frmpd3 gene encoding FERM and PDZ domain-containing protein 3 isoform X2, which translates into the protein MLKDDSLLLIPNVLKVFLENGQIKSFTFDSRTTVRDVISSLQDRLSLRYIEHFALVLEAGGLEQRLHLLQENQPLTHVVHRTYFQGMKCLFRICFFPKDPADLLRRDPAAFEYLYIQSRNDVIKERFGMDWKSDITLRLAALHIFITVSSARPNQKISLKQVEKEWGLEPFLPLTLLPTVKEKNVCKTLSQLLKTYQHPPPSGNKVPPLQGKLQYMRVLNDLPPFGGMLFHTVGLDEKQSATTLLVGPRHGISHVIDLKNNLTTVLTEFSRVAKVQLYRESQGVARVEVTIHEAKPLVLLMEWPDASDFACLISGYYKLFVDPKRTIYFRTSGQSHLTKADYRSSHHAHPRSVATSVPSGGRRGDERESSHRESGSSRALVPAEPQHLGLCHVHLQEQQQYQEIQTHVELDVNENFISQDPPGRPRTKSDPTQQSTEEIAGVLESPAVENAKFRIRAQTMGQSQKNSRYFCDSCKARLRAEGLSGAVNSSGSSGKHCSSACASRDGGAVDLMALPPPGNEEEEEEEEGDSGGEKLQPPVPAIAAPPPGFRDNSSDEDDPKRGRKAQSNTSQAVTPGKLAQAKEDVPVTLIDNVTTRTVRDHAQELDDALVSTLQALEALAASEDYPHHPQQPTQTAGLIVLAAITPESSLDSGHETNSSELTDVSEMVSAMKQNQSQAYLLAHHINKERILCRRDFPLAIPGCTAKTIGTGAFSVGQIRAGCPPKQVILSKTVPFKVSPSQDSAILSVLKDQGGNQDTPQTEREAEKTTNPESTTANISDAPSKAPEELKASDKSITVQVSKDQRISNSPGETLCQNLTDGIKGEETTPLNTDSSNKALPSFLHVDRTACAKISPTKMCQDAETASSETIKPSEPSTELLPVDDLFCTCPVQQEPGPKLRLKDPQVQKLVMFQSSSPTDDERLRAKSLQLATSKENAVRVGTDPSLAKPSPQIQTKYSPHLPRKPDRKEAAESKTEGSQGKSQTDLQKVPVKTFPILDDPSTPTVSIETVSTLPTRDSKKQSSGKGKSQRSAPFLSFRNLLSATFPARMRRETDERRAQLQKVRQYELEFLEELLKPKSSQGEFLPQGASPVPSGTPCACQLRTSPVLKAPGISREQRRSCDCKRMCRGMRLPDTPVGSTTETQHRGRERTISNTPPPVSKAPHTQGPTRRPQTLEIKTTRIRSTSLESREPRGEQSSCLPTSTSQTDCVGAPQYKKLQRRYSIGELDNNTSTPVYAEVKPKAKSLEKEMERVRATGLRLPTPVEPVHTQSHQAETKGKKGVFFIQGEELLCESKEGTGEVLLTLPSEDSDDKDKCCSFCFCYRKCEAGDESSEKDELSYSIPLQILPGMETDSRTFPVVSKTLQVLNAEDCSGEEEVEEEEEEEEPQTQEIDLRACVTLEGSLARVQALQGKTFSLPDGFLNAQLDANELLAILRQCANSPQAEGEARLQPSRIAEYKQELAVRFKEFRASCRRVASVEKSPTRMLAVVSASFQVLCELTQTFIKLVRGVRSEAQRLQLLRKVEEVAINYTLLLRAAEESMGHSSSLPTKTVSGQVSSNTNNMSSLTRPIKTLPAQSK